The nucleotide sequence CTTGTAACAGTCCATACAGCCAGTTTCATTTTACTCTATTCCTTTTCTAAATTCATGTGTAAAAGTTTTATCATATAATTTAGACTTTTCATATTCATTTCCTAGAAAATCTCCAACTAATATTTGAGCTGTTTTAGATATTCCTGCTTCTTTCACAAGTTCTTCTATTGTTTCCAATGTTCCTATTACTACTTTTTGATCCTCCCATGTAGCTCTTTGAACTACTGCAATGGGAGTAGTCATTGGATAAGAAGTAGCAAGTCTTTTTACTACATCTCCTATCATATGTACAGAAAGGAATATTGCCATAGAGGCTCTGTGAGCAGCAAGACTTTCCAAAGATTCTTTCTCTGGAACTGGTGTTCTACCTTCTAATCTTGTACAAATAACTGTCTGTGATACAGATGGAAGTGTAAATTCTTTTTTTACTGCTGCAGCTGAAGCAAGAAATGAACTTACCCCTGGAACAACTTCATACTCAATTCCATTTTCATCTAAAATATCCATTTGCTCTCTATGAGCACCAAATATTGCAGGATCTCCAGTATGTACTCTAGCTACTTTTTTCCCAGCTTTTATTCCCTTTATAGTTACATCCATAACTTCTTCCAATGTCATAGAAGCCGAATTGTATATCTCAGCTCCCTCTTTATGGCATTCTATTACCTGTCTTGGAACTAAAGAACCAGCATATATAATGATATCTGCTTCCTTTACTATTCTTTGACCCTTTATAGTTATTAATTCAGGGTCTCCAGGTCCTGCTCCTATGAAATAAACTTTTTCCATTGTTCAATTCCTCCTCTTTTTAATAACATTGTAGAGAAATAATGAATATCATCTTTTTCTAAATGAGAAATATCAAAGTATACTTCCTGATTTTCCTTTCCACAATTAGAAACCAGTATTATATTTTCCATATTTCCTGTTTTTTCCAATGCTGCTTTTAATCTGTCAAAGTTTCTGTTAACTTTCATAAATACAAGGTTATCACTTCCTTCTATTTCTTTTTCTATATCAGTAGTTTCACTAAGTCCAATTATTTTTAATGATTCATCTCCCATTACTATTGGTAGGTTGAATCTTGAAGATATATCAGCAAATGAAGATATTCCTGGAATAGTTTCCACTTCATATTTTTTATCAAGATGCTCCAATATATATACATATGTACTATATGTCATAGTATCTCCTATAGTAAGAAATCCTACATTTTTTCCTTCATCTAATAATTTTTCCACAATCTTTGTATTTGCTTTTCTTCCTTCTACTCTATCTAAAGGATTTTTAAGCATTGGAAATTCCATAAATACAAGTTCTGCATCTTCTTTTAAATATTCTTTAGCTATTGAATAAGCTGTACTCCCCATATCTTTTTTTGCTTCTGGTAATATCACTACATCTAATTTTTTTAGTGTCTTTATCGCTTTTAAAGTGATTTGATCAGGATCTCCTACTCCCACTCCAATCCCATAAAACTTGTTATCCATTTACATTTTCCTCCTTCACAGCTGTTATTATATAGATTGGATTCTCCCCATACATCATAGTATATGGTCCAACTTTTTTTCCTCTTGATATTGACATATTTACAACTTCTATATTATTAAAACCCTTTTCTTTTAATATAGTCATAGCACTATTTAATGTTTCAAGTGTTATTGCATTAATGACCAGTCTTGAATCAGGTTTAGAATACTTTATAAAATGTTCTACTATTTCTTTCATTCCCCCAGTAGAACCTCCTATGAACATTCTGTCATAGTTTGTTTCTGGAATATCCTCTGGTGCTCTTCCATGTATAAGATAATAGTTTTTAAGATTAAACTTTTTTACATTTTCTCTTATTACTTCAAGCCCCTTCTCTTCTTTTTCTATCCCTATTACTTTTCCATCTTTTAAATATGTAGCAGCTTCTATTCCAATAGTACCTGTCCCTGCTCCCACATCTATCAATACAGAATCTTCTTTTAATCTGAGTTTTGCAATAGATACTGCTCTCACTTCCTGTTTAGTCATAGGAAGTTCTCCATGTATAAATTCATTATCATAGATGTGCATAATTTTCTCCTTTTTTCAATACCACAGTATTCATTTTAAATTCTTTGTTCAATTCTTCAAAATTCTCTGCATCTACTCTGATTATTATTTCATCAGGATAAGAAAGCCTCTCACCTACTATTATTTCCACTCCTCTTATTCCTGATTCATAAACTTTTTTTCCTATGGTATATGGCGTATTTTTTTCATCTGTAAGAAGAACCACCCCATCTTTTTCATCCATTGCTTTTATATAATCAAAATCCCTTCCATGAGCACTTGCCAGAATAAAATTCTGCCAGCATTCTCCTATTTTTGAAAATAAATACTGATATGAAGATATTCCTGGCACAACTTCTAATTCATCATTAGAAAAATATTTCTTTAAGAAGGGAAGAAGGCTGTAAAATCCCGTATCCCCTGATACAACTACTGTTATTTTTTTATTCCTGTTATCTTTTATATAATCAATTAAATCTAAAAGTTTTCCCAAAGCATATTTTTCACAGTTTTCTGATAGGAGTATGTCAATTTCCTCCAGCTGTCTTTTTCCTCCAACAGCTATTTCGCAATCTTTTATAGCTTTTATTCCAGCTCCAGTAAGATAATCTAAATTTCCTGGTCCTAATCCAACTACATTTATTTTATTCAGCTACCTCACCCACCAATTCATAAAATCCATCACTATATCCTAAAGTGTCTCCCTTAAATGAAAATATTAGAGATTCACATCTTAAATCATCTGTTCTGCTGTATTCCATAACTTTTTTCTTAACTTTTTCTGCTATTACTGTAAAGAGTTCTTTTTCTTCTACATAATCACAGGCTTCTTCCACTGTATTAGCTTCCAGTATTTTTTTTATATTTTCACAGCTTTCTCCAACAAGAAAAGCATTTGCTCCCATTATCTCCATTCTTGCATCTGCTACTCTGCTATGAGTATTAAATATTCCCCCAGCTATTTTTATAGCTTTTCCTATATGACCCAAAAGGATTATTCTTTTAAAATCAAGTTTAACAGCAGAGTCTATCATAAATCCTACAAAGTTACTTATAACTGCCATCTGTTCCAAATCTAATCCTAATCGTTCACAATAATTTTTTCCATAATTTCCAAAGGCAAAAACTACCCAGTCTCTGTCTTTATCCATTCTCAACACTTTCAATTCTGCATACATGGAATCTTTTAAGGCTTCCTCACTCATAGGCTTTACTATTCCAGTAGAACCCAATATAGAGATACCTCCTTTTATTCCCAGTTTAGGATTAAAAGTTTTTTGAGATTTTGCTTTTCCTTCTGGAACATAAATTGTAACTACAGCTTTTATTTCTTTATCTTCTAATAATTCATTGACCACTTCTGATATCATCTTTTGTGGTCCAGGATTTATTGCTGATTTTCCTAATGGAACCTGTACTCCTTTTTTAGTTGCTGTTCCTACTCCCCTTCCTCCTACCAGAACAAATTTATCGAAATAATGTCCTTTTTCTATTTGAGGAAGCTCCTTGACTAATTTTACTTTTGCACATATTCTAATTCCATTAGTTACATCTGGATCATCTCCAGCAAATTTTACTACAGCACAGGTAGCAAAATTATTTCTCACCCTCAATTTAAATACAGGAATAGTAAGCTCTACCCCATTAAGAGTTGTTATTTCTATCTCAGAAGATTCCTTTCCATAAAGAAGGGCTTCTAAAGCTGCTTTTGTTCCAGCTGCTGCACAAGTACCAGTAGTATAACCGCTTCTTAGTTCTTCATTCATTAGAATCCCTCTCTTTGATACATTTGATACAGTATACCATGAAGAATAGAAACTGCTACTGTACTTCCTCCTTTTCTTCCATTTATTGTTATATATGGAATCCCTAATGATTTAAAAGCTTCTTTTGATTCTGCAGCTCCAACAAATCCTACTGGAACTCCAACTACAAGAGCAGGTCTTTCTATTTCATTTCTTTCTATCATTTCTTTTAACTGGTAAAGAGCAGTAGGAGCATTCCCAATAAGAAATATTTTTGTATTTGGATCTTTTGCTGCCTTTTCCATTCCTACTATTGATCTTGTAACTCCTCTTTCTTTTGCTTCTTTCACTACTTCATTATCTGCTACAAGACAGTAAGCTTCACAGTTAAATTTAGAAAGCACCATTTTGCTTGCTCCATTCACTATCATGTTTGTATCACAATATATTTTGCATCCATTTTTAAGAGCTTCTTTTCCACTATTTATAGCATCATTCATAAAATCAATTAAGTCTGCATATTCAAAATCTGCAGTAGTGTGTATAACTCTTTTTATCACTGGAAGAGTTGCTTCATCAAATTTATTAATTTTATCCCCTAGTTCCTCTTCAATTATTTCAAAACTTCTTTTTTCTATGTCCTGTGGTACTTTTATATAGGTATTCATTTATTTACCTTCCTTTTCTAATATATCTTTCAATAA is from Fusobacterium sp. and encodes:
- the cbiT gene encoding precorrin-6Y C5,15-methyltransferase (decarboxylating) subunit CbiT, giving the protein MHIYDNEFIHGELPMTKQEVRAVSIAKLRLKEDSVLIDVGAGTGTIGIEAATYLKDGKVIGIEKEEKGLEVIRENVKKFNLKNYYLIHGRAPEDIPETNYDRMFIGGSTGGMKEIVEHFIKYSKPDSRLVINAITLETLNSAMTILKEKGFNNIEVVNMSISRGKKVGPYTMMYGENPIYIITAVKEENVNG
- the cbiD gene encoding cobalt-precorrin-5B (C(1))-methyltransferase CbiD, with translation MNEELRSGYTTGTCAAAGTKAALEALLYGKESSEIEITTLNGVELTIPVFKLRVRNNFATCAVVKFAGDDPDVTNGIRICAKVKLVKELPQIEKGHYFDKFVLVGGRGVGTATKKGVQVPLGKSAINPGPQKMISEVVNELLEDKEIKAVVTIYVPEGKAKSQKTFNPKLGIKGGISILGSTGIVKPMSEEALKDSMYAELKVLRMDKDRDWVVFAFGNYGKNYCERLGLDLEQMAVISNFVGFMIDSAVKLDFKRIILLGHIGKAIKIAGGIFNTHSRVADARMEIMGANAFLVGESCENIKKILEANTVEEACDYVEEKELFTVIAEKVKKKVMEYSRTDDLRCESLIFSFKGDTLGYSDGFYELVGEVAE
- a CDS encoding precorrin-8X methylmutase; protein product: MNTYIKVPQDIEKRSFEIIEEELGDKINKFDEATLPVIKRVIHTTADFEYADLIDFMNDAINSGKEALKNGCKIYCDTNMIVNGASKMVLSKFNCEAYCLVADNEVVKEAKERGVTRSIVGMEKAAKDPNTKIFLIGNAPTALYQLKEMIERNEIERPALVVGVPVGFVGAAESKEAFKSLGIPYITINGRKGGSTVAVSILHGILYQMYQREGF
- the cbiE gene encoding precorrin-6y C5,15-methyltransferase (decarboxylating) subunit CbiE, with protein sequence MNKINVVGLGPGNLDYLTGAGIKAIKDCEIAVGGKRQLEEIDILLSENCEKYALGKLLDLIDYIKDNRNKKITVVVSGDTGFYSLLPFLKKYFSNDELEVVPGISSYQYLFSKIGECWQNFILASAHGRDFDYIKAMDEKDGVVLLTDEKNTPYTIGKKVYESGIRGVEIIVGERLSYPDEIIIRVDAENFEELNKEFKMNTVVLKKGENYAHL
- the cobM gene encoding precorrin-4 C(11)-methyltransferase, producing MEKVYFIGAGPGDPELITIKGQRIVKEADIIIYAGSLVPRQVIECHKEGAEIYNSASMTLEEVMDVTIKGIKAGKKVARVHTGDPAIFGAHREQMDILDENGIEYEVVPGVSSFLASAAAVKKEFTLPSVSQTVICTRLEGRTPVPEKESLESLAAHRASMAIFLSVHMIGDVVKRLATSYPMTTPIAVVQRATWEDQKVVIGTLETIEELVKEAGISKTAQILVGDFLGNEYEKSKLYDKTFTHEFRKGIE
- the cobI gene encoding precorrin-2 C(20)-methyltransferase — encoded protein: MDNKFYGIGVGVGDPDQITLKAIKTLKKLDVVILPEAKKDMGSTAYSIAKEYLKEDAELVFMEFPMLKNPLDRVEGRKANTKIVEKLLDEGKNVGFLTIGDTMTYSTYVYILEHLDKKYEVETIPGISSFADISSRFNLPIVMGDESLKIIGLSETTDIEKEIEGSDNLVFMKVNRNFDRLKAALEKTGNMENIILVSNCGKENQEVYFDISHLEKDDIHYFSTMLLKRGGIEQWKKFIS